In Apium graveolens cultivar Ventura chromosome 10, ASM990537v1, whole genome shotgun sequence, the following are encoded in one genomic region:
- the LOC141689877 gene encoding U-box domain-containing protein 3, with product MDTKSVSCLINSISRFLHLLSSFEMKNMPTQNGYRNIAGSLKILKLILDNIVESKVSSDEILCKECEKLDVAVNEAREFMENWSPKMSKICSVLRGEALLLKIQGSSINISHILCRLLQSSPSPSSLFEVQHCKQEFQCAELKKISEPIEHALKRQQRGLDPDSDNLSVIIESLSLTADLELLKESIALEKERMKAATNKSQGDLDLTNQLVNLITDIRNCLVKFERFKSINGIAVPLYFRCPLSLRLMLDPVIVATGQTYERTCIQTLLDNGLTICPITRQMLSHTNLIPNYTVKALIANWCEENKINLSECTRVVAKAPKIEALYLQDAIRDDFHQSRDSSNSSSRSSLEVNSFDKLKVNGDPGFSEKKSNGSVADKFDHSSPEQSCHHSRSGSASSQITSAGYVPTISSDGSRTSNKQRNECDFSGEMTSECQSPSSPPKKNLSPSPLLTGKQYHSSNVLAERSAGGDRNYPRTLSLPLDSGSNDLTTNSHVKKLVNDLCSPSDEVQTTAAAELRYLAKHNLENRNIISSCGGVEPLIALLYSDVKQTQEHAVTALLNLSINGNVKTTIAEAGAIEPLIHVLETGNSGAKENAAATLFSISMIEEYRIKIGRSGAVKALVGLLGSGTLRGKKDAATALFNLSIFHENKARIVQAGAVKYLVSLIDPESEMVDKAVAVLANLSTVTEGGLAIAREGGIPALVEILDSGSQRGKENAATILLQLCISSTKYCRLVLQEGAVPPLVLLSQSGTTRAKEKAQQLLSHFRNQREGSTGRGKT from the exons ATGGACACCAAGTCTGTAAGCTGTCTCATTAACAGCATTTCTCGATTTCTCCATCTGCTCTCATCATTTGAAATGAAGAATATGCCTACTCAAAATGGTTATAGGAATATAGCCGGTTCACTGAAGATCTTGAAACTAATTCTTGATAATATTGTTGAATCAAAAGTGAGTTCAGATGAAATTCTTTGTAAAGAGTGCGAAAAACTAGATGTAGCAGTAAATGAGGCAAGGGAGTTTATGGAGAACTGGTCTCCTAAAATGAGCAAGATTTGCAGT GTTCTCAGGGGTGAAGCTTTGTTGCTTAAAATCCAAGGTTCTTCAATCAATATTTCTCATATCTTATGTAGATTGTTACAGTCATCTCCATCCCCATCAAGTTTATTTGAGGTTCAG CACTGTAAGCAGGAATTCCAGTGTGCTGAATTGAAAAAAATATCAGAACCAATTGAACATGCTTTAAAGAGACAACAGCGTGGATTGGATCCTGATTCTGATAATCTATCAGTGATCATTGAGTCGCTTAGCTTGACAGCTGACCTGGAGCTGCTGAAAGAGAGTATTGCATTAGAAAAGGAGAGGATGAAAGCTGCGACTAATAAAAGTCAAGGGGATTTAGATCTTACTAACCAGCTGGTGAACCTTATCACTGATATCCGGAATTGTTTGGTTAAATTTGAGAGGTTTAAGTCTATAAACGGCATTGCTGTCCCTCTATATTTTCGCTGTCCTTTGTCTCTACGACTCATGTTAGATCCAGTTATTGTGGCTACTGGTCAAACCTACGAGAGGACCTGCATTCAAACATTGTTGGACAATGGGTTAACTATATGCCCTATAACCCGTCAAATGCTCTCGCACACTAATCTTATTCCTAATTATACAGTCAAAGCTCTGATAGCAAATTGGTGTGAGGAAAACAAAATAAATCTCTCAGAGTGTACTAGAGTTGTGGCCAAGGCCCCCAAAATTGAAGCTCTGTATCTGCAAGATGCCATCAGGGATGATTTCCATCAGTCACGAGACAGTAGCAATTCCTCGTCGAGATCATCTCTTGAAGTTAATAGCTTTGACAAGCTAAAGGTTAATGGTGATCCTGGCTTCAGTGAGAAAAAATCTAATGGATCTGTTGCGGATAAGTTTGACCATTCATCCCCTGAACAGTCGTGCCATCACAGTAGAAGTGGATCTGCTTCTAGTCAGATTACTAGTGCTGGTTATGTACCTACAATATCGTCTGATGGTTCAAGGACATCCAATAAGCAAAGGAATGAGTGCGACTTTTCCGGAGAAATGACATCTGAGTGCCAATCTCCGTCTTCTCCTCCTAAAAAGAATCTCAGTCCTTCCCCATTGTTGACTGGGAAACAGTACCACAGCTCAAACGTGTTGGCCGAAAGGTCTGCTGGTGGAGATCGTAACTATCCAAGAACACTCTCTTTGCCACTGGATTCAGGATCTAATGATTTGACCACAAATTCTCATGTCAAGAAACTGGTTAATGACCTGTGCAGTCCATCTGACGAAGTGCAAACTACAGCTGCAGCAGAATTGCGATATCTTGCAAAACACAACTTGGAGAATCGTAACATTATCAGTAGTTGCGGAGGTGTTGAACCATTAATTGCATTGTTGTACTCAGATGTGAAGCAAACCCAAGAACATGCTGTAACGGCGCTACTAAATCTATCAATAAATGGGAATGTTAAGACCACAATTGCTGAAGCCGGAGCTATTGAACCACTCATCCATGTTCTTGAAACAGGAAATTCAGGTGCCAAGGAGAATGCTGCAGCAACTCTGTTTAGCATCTCAATGATAGAGGAGTACAGGATAAAGATTGGTCGTTCTGGTGCAGTTAAAGCGTTGGTTGGTCTTTTAGGATCTGGTACTCTTAGAGGGAAAAAAGATGCTGCAACGGCATTGTTTAATTTATCAATATTTCATGAAAACAAGGCTCGTATAGTTCAGGCTGGAGCTGTAAAGTATCTTGTTTCGTTGATCGACCCGGAATCAGAAATGGTTGACAAAGCTGTTGCAGTACTTGCTAATTTATCAACAGTTACAGAAGGGGGTTTGGCAATTGCACGGGAGGGCGGCATACCAGCATTAGTTGAGATTCTTGACTCAGGATCCCAGAGGGGTAAAGAAAATGCTGCCACCATACTGTTGCAATTGTGCATTAGTAGTACCAAATATTGTCGTCTGGTTCTACAAGAAGGAGCAGTCCCACCTCTGGTTTTGCTATCCCAGTCTGGCACGACAAGGGCCAAGGAGAAG GCTCAACAGCTTCTGAGTCACTTTCGTAATCAACGTGAAGGCTCTACAGGAAGGGGAAAGACATGA